Proteins encoded within one genomic window of Thioploca ingrica:
- a CDS encoding alpha/beta hydrolase fold protein, whose protein sequence is MMTNTVTSHYLTIHQQQLHYLETGEGYSTPLLFLHGASFSAQTWSELGTLTWLAQQGYHTIALDLPGFGQSAEFSHQRNSFLLEILVLLQLTKPIIISPSMSGQYSLPLVVNHPEQVGGLVAVAPVGIPTFEVQLANISVPVLAIWGSNDHIVPVTQAERLCQIMPNARQVILPNAGHACYLRAKDDFHHHLLEFIRSCQV, encoded by the coding sequence ATGATGACCAATACCGTAACCTCTCACTATTTAACCATTCATCAACAACAATTACATTACTTAGAAACTGGAGAAGGTTATTCAACCCCTCTCCTGTTTTTACACGGCGCCAGTTTTAGTGCGCAAACGTGGTCAGAGTTAGGTACCTTAACCTGGTTAGCCCAACAAGGTTATCACACTATCGCGCTTGACTTACCTGGCTTTGGCCAATCCGCCGAATTCTCACATCAACGCAATAGTTTCTTGTTAGAAATCCTGGTCTTGCTCCAGTTAACCAAGCCCATTATTATTTCACCTTCCATGAGTGGTCAATACAGTTTACCGCTGGTCGTTAATCACCCTGAGCAAGTTGGCGGATTAGTCGCGGTTGCGCCGGTTGGGATTCCTACCTTTGAAGTTCAGTTAGCCAATATTTCTGTTCCCGTTTTAGCCATTTGGGGCAGTAACGATCACATTGTCCCGGTGACTCAAGCTGAGCGATTATGTCAAATTATGCCTAACGCTCGCCAAGTTATTCTGCCCAATGCCGGACATGCCTGTTATTTGCGCGCCAAGGACGACTTTCATCATCACTTACTTGAATTTATTCGCTCGTGTCAAGTCTAA